A single Crateriforma conspicua DNA region contains:
- a CDS encoding flagellar FlbD family protein produces the protein MIKLTRLDGEAFVLNAELIRYVETRPDTFITLINGERLVVNETMDEVIDRAVHYQQQKHFWKPAVAPTPMPSPTH, from the coding sequence ATGATCAAGCTGACGCGATTGGACGGCGAAGCATTCGTCTTGAATGCCGAACTGATCCGCTACGTCGAAACCCGGCCCGATACGTTCATCACGTTGATCAATGGCGAACGATTGGTGGTCAACGAGACGATGGACGAAGTCATCGACCGGGCCGTGCACTACCAACAGCAAAAACATTTTTGGAAGCCGGCCGTCGCGCCCACGCCGATGCCATCGCCAACGCACTAG
- a CDS encoding motility protein A: MDIASLIGLLLAIGLIIGSMLLGTAPLSAFCDIPSVMVVVGGAIAAALICFPLGSMLKSPMIALKVLLNKGEDRRTLIEQIVKLAETARRDGLLALESQIAEIDHPLVKTGIQMAVDGSTPEVVQEVLRTEVEAMQTRHREGKSIMDQLGRFAPAYGMIGTLMGLIMMLQDMSDPSGIGAGMAVALITTLYGAIVANVFFSPFAEKLGLISRNEMVTMEIAIRGVMAIQSGESPRAIDQKLQTFLPAKERTLE, encoded by the coding sequence ATGGACATAGCCAGCCTGATTGGCCTGTTGCTTGCAATCGGCCTGATCATCGGTTCGATGTTATTGGGGACCGCACCGTTGTCGGCCTTTTGCGACATTCCTTCGGTGATGGTCGTGGTCGGCGGTGCGATCGCCGCCGCGCTGATCTGCTTCCCATTGGGCAGCATGCTGAAATCGCCGATGATCGCGTTGAAAGTCTTGCTGAATAAGGGCGAAGACCGCCGGACGCTGATCGAACAAATCGTCAAGCTGGCTGAAACGGCGCGTCGTGATGGCTTGCTGGCTTTAGAGTCGCAGATTGCCGAAATCGATCACCCGTTGGTGAAGACCGGCATTCAGATGGCGGTCGATGGCAGCACACCTGAAGTTGTTCAAGAAGTCTTGCGGACCGAAGTCGAAGCGATGCAAACACGCCATCGCGAAGGCAAGAGCATCATGGACCAGTTAGGCCGATTCGCACCGGCGTACGGGATGATCGGAACGTTGATGGGGCTGATCATGATGCTTCAAGACATGAGTGATCCGTCGGGTATCGGTGCCGGGATGGCGGTGGCACTGATCACGACGCTGTATGGGGCGATCGTCGCCAACGTCTTCTTCAGTCCGTTCGCGGAAAAGCTGGGACTGATCAGTCGAAACGAGATGGTCACGATGGAGATCGCGATCCGCGGTGTGATGGCGATTCAAAGTGGCGAAAGCCCGCGTGCGATCGACCAAAAACTGCAAACTTTCCTTCCGGCCAAAGAACGCACCCTGGAGTAA
- a CDS encoding OmpA/MotB family protein, which produces MNEEPEEMGIPEWVVTFGDMMSLLLTFFIMLVSLSEIKEEETYQALVDSMQRSFGYQRTIEALTPGESKPRESNFSVLSTVGRAKNKNTAKGGVPQKAPTGEDPHVRIVRPGQMTAVGSVIFFPMGSDELDKTAQRILKEAAAQLRGKPQKIEVRGHTSSEFAARTRGTGKAMELGFKRANAVRRYLIEQEGIEAERFRIATAGGTEPMHNSAGNAATSRNPRVEVFLLDETVDDLHGTEEERRSGRNEYSTSNSESI; this is translated from the coding sequence ATGAACGAAGAACCGGAAGAAATGGGCATCCCAGAGTGGGTGGTGACCTTCGGCGACATGATGAGTCTGTTGCTGACGTTCTTCATCATGCTGGTGTCTCTTAGCGAAATCAAAGAAGAAGAAACCTATCAGGCGTTGGTCGATTCGATGCAGCGTTCGTTTGGCTATCAACGTACGATCGAAGCATTGACGCCTGGTGAATCAAAACCACGGGAATCGAACTTTTCCGTCCTGTCGACAGTCGGTCGTGCCAAGAACAAAAACACCGCTAAAGGTGGCGTTCCACAAAAGGCACCGACCGGTGAAGACCCACACGTTCGAATCGTGCGGCCCGGCCAAATGACCGCGGTCGGTTCGGTGATCTTTTTCCCGATGGGGTCCGATGAACTGGACAAGACGGCGCAGCGGATCTTGAAGGAAGCCGCCGCACAACTGCGTGGCAAACCACAAAAGATCGAAGTCCGTGGGCACACGTCATCCGAATTCGCCGCACGTACACGTGGTACGGGCAAGGCAATGGAACTGGGTTTCAAGCGGGCCAACGCGGTCCGCCGGTACCTGATCGAACAAGAAGGCATCGAAGCCGAACGGTTTCGGATCGCCACCGCCGGGGGCACCGAACCGATGCACAACAGCGCCGGTAATGCGGCCACGTCGCGCAATCCGCGGGTGGAAGTCTTTCTGTTGGACGAAACCGTGGACGACCTTCACGGGACCGAGGAAGAGCGACGCAGCGGCCGCAACGAATATTCCACTTCTAACTCGGAGTCGATCTGA
- a CDS encoding dihydrolipoamide acetyltransferase, whose amino-acid sequence MADTDETKADEVNEAPQKPRSNIGLIVAFVAMVVLVETGMFFFLVPSADEVSALAEQSLIESVQEGQEETVKQEYDENQSIEFNLGDFGETFSPIDTERMYTVEITLFGLIRKKNLEKMEKEFESKQGRLRHAIRMKIRNSELTELKDNQLALLQRRILTTCNHLLDEDLLLGVGFHNYQLREQ is encoded by the coding sequence ATGGCAGACACCGACGAAACCAAAGCAGACGAAGTCAACGAAGCTCCGCAGAAGCCGCGTAGCAACATCGGACTGATCGTGGCCTTTGTCGCCATGGTCGTCCTGGTGGAAACGGGCATGTTCTTTTTCCTGGTTCCCAGTGCCGATGAAGTCAGCGCTTTGGCCGAACAAAGCCTGATCGAATCCGTCCAGGAGGGTCAGGAAGAAACCGTGAAACAGGAATACGATGAGAACCAAAGCATCGAATTCAATCTGGGCGATTTCGGTGAAACCTTCAGCCCCATCGACACCGAGCGGATGTATACGGTCGAAATCACGCTGTTCGGTCTGATTCGCAAGAAGAATCTGGAAAAGATGGAAAAGGAATTCGAATCCAAACAGGGGCGTCTGCGGCACGCGATCCGAATGAAAATCCGCAACAGCGAGCTGACGGAACTGAAAGACAACCAACTGGCCTTGCTCCAACGACGAATTTTGACGACATGTAACCACTTGTTGGATGAAGACCTGTTACTGGGAGTCGGATTCCACAACTACCAGCTGCGTGAACAGTAG
- the fliN gene encoding flagellar motor switch protein FliN — protein sequence MSENAGQPKPDDASAADASAATDAAVDPITDAPTPDAADGSGAADNLSTDDIERLLAEASGGLDQAVNHPVSADAEPAPFQLDPLQDSPGELDRQSVDLLGDVELDLRIELGRTQMRLDEVLQLRSGSVVALDKLAGDPVDVFVNGRLIARGEVLVMNDNFCVRVTELVGV from the coding sequence GTGTCTGAAAACGCCGGTCAACCCAAACCCGACGACGCGTCCGCCGCCGATGCGTCGGCTGCGACCGATGCCGCCGTCGACCCGATCACCGATGCCCCGACACCGGACGCCGCCGATGGCTCCGGCGCCGCGGACAACCTCAGTACGGACGACATCGAACGACTCTTGGCCGAAGCGTCCGGTGGTTTGGATCAAGCGGTCAATCATCCTGTATCGGCCGACGCCGAACCGGCACCGTTTCAACTGGACCCACTGCAGGACAGCCCGGGCGAACTGGATCGGCAAAGCGTCGACCTGTTGGGTGACGTGGAACTCGACCTGCGGATCGAACTTGGACGCACCCAAATGCGTTTGGACGAAGTCCTGCAATTACGCAGCGGCAGCGTCGTCGCCTTGGACAAACTGGCCGGCGACCCGGTCGACGTGTTCGTTAACGGACGCTTGATCGCCCGCGGCGAAGTCTTGGTGATGAACGACAACTTTTGTGTTCGTGTCACCGAATTGGTCGGAGTCTGA
- a CDS encoding FliO/MopB family protein: protein MTQPTQPTERSRCRGVAPVIAAAIACFGLSVAAPQMAQAQSHYAVHDQSVVHDQGTSVTAKRRMQIPSDDGLEFDSTSLSEPESDTRIVARSGGFPALRQDADSSPSFGEPNEKTTASIPAPLITTGTSLVIVLGLFAGFVWFTRRFGASSRGGGELPQQVLTPLGSTAIDARHRICLVRCGSKVLVLSQSSAGLSPLAEITDPDEVRMLCAACTGNSKNEFMQTLQSFETQPLAQGFAGGPHEVPGGMSPANVQAASATQSRGRLFATA, encoded by the coding sequence ATGACGCAACCGACACAGCCCACCGAGCGTTCTCGTTGTCGTGGCGTCGCCCCCGTGATCGCCGCAGCCATCGCATGCTTTGGCTTGTCGGTCGCCGCACCTCAGATGGCTCAGGCGCAATCACATTATGCCGTCCATGATCAATCGGTCGTCCATGATCAAGGTACGTCAGTGACCGCGAAACGGAGGATGCAAATCCCGTCGGACGATGGGCTGGAGTTTGATTCAACATCGCTCAGCGAACCGGAATCCGACACACGCATCGTGGCCCGGTCTGGCGGTTTTCCGGCACTGCGTCAAGACGCGGACTCGTCCCCGTCCTTTGGCGAACCCAATGAAAAAACGACGGCATCAATCCCCGCACCGCTGATCACCACCGGCACCAGTTTGGTGATCGTGTTGGGGCTGTTTGCCGGGTTTGTTTGGTTCACCCGACGTTTCGGTGCGTCATCACGTGGCGGCGGCGAATTGCCACAACAAGTCCTGACCCCGCTGGGCAGCACCGCAATCGATGCCCGTCATCGTATCTGTCTGGTGCGTTGTGGTTCGAAGGTGCTGGTGTTATCCCAAAGCAGTGCCGGCCTCAGCCCCCTGGCGGAAATCACCGATCCCGATGAAGTCCGCATGTTGTGCGCCGCATGCACCGGAAATTCCAAGAACGAATTCATGCAAACGCTACAGTCGTTTGAAACCCAGCCGCTTGCACAGGGATTCGCCGGAGGCCCACACGAAGTGCCCGGCGGAATGTCGCCGGCCAACGTTCAAGCCGCTTCGGCAACGCAATCTCGCGGCCGGCTGTTTGCCACCGCTTGA
- a CDS encoding alpha/beta hydrolase has translation MKSCFERVCPPAQFLVAALVMVIATGEATSSCMADDVVSPQRQVMDLWPDGVPGATQTGEGDVPQLIVTHAESRDAVPAVVILPGGGYHGRAMDHEGYQIADWFRSMGFTSAICTYRVRGQGNDGKGYGHPYPMTDAQRAIQTVRANAKEWNVIPDKIGVIGFSAGGHLASTVSTHFADTNVQQGDQIAEISSRPDFSILCYPVIAMGVDFTHAGSQRNLLGTDPDPRLVALMSNDKQVTARTPPTFLFHTAADTVVPVKNSLVYYQACVDHGVPAEMHVFPEGRHGVGLAKEISGASAWPDLCRDWLQRTVKN, from the coding sequence ATGAAATCCTGTTTTGAACGTGTTTGTCCCCCAGCCCAATTCTTGGTGGCCGCGTTGGTGATGGTCATCGCCACCGGAGAGGCGACGTCATCGTGCATGGCCGACGATGTGGTTTCGCCGCAGCGTCAGGTGATGGATTTGTGGCCCGACGGGGTTCCCGGCGCAACGCAAACGGGCGAAGGCGATGTGCCGCAATTGATCGTCACCCACGCAGAATCGCGCGACGCTGTACCGGCCGTCGTGATTCTTCCCGGCGGTGGCTATCACGGTCGAGCGATGGATCACGAGGGCTATCAAATTGCGGACTGGTTTCGATCGATGGGGTTCACTTCGGCGATCTGTACCTACCGTGTTCGCGGTCAGGGCAACGATGGGAAAGGCTATGGGCATCCCTATCCCATGACCGATGCCCAACGCGCCATCCAGACGGTTCGCGCCAATGCGAAAGAATGGAACGTGATCCCTGACAAGATCGGAGTGATCGGTTTCAGCGCGGGCGGCCACTTGGCATCCACCGTTTCAACACACTTCGCAGACACCAATGTCCAGCAGGGCGACCAAATTGCGGAAATTAGTTCGCGACCAGACTTCAGCATCCTGTGTTACCCGGTGATCGCCATGGGGGTGGATTTCACCCACGCGGGAAGCCAACGAAATCTGTTGGGCACCGACCCCGATCCCAGGCTGGTCGCGTTGATGAGTAATGACAAACAGGTCACCGCGCGGACGCCGCCCACATTTCTGTTTCATACCGCTGCGGACACCGTCGTGCCAGTGAAAAACAGCTTGGTGTACTATCAAGCCTGCGTGGACCACGGCGTGCCGGCTGAAATGCATGTCTTTCCCGAAGGCCGCCACGGCGTCGGGCTGGCGAAGGAAATCTCCGGTGCATCGGCTTGGCCGGATCTGTGTCGGGATTGGTTGCAGCGCACCGTGAAAAATTGA
- a CDS encoding ABC transporter permease, which produces MIFSTALAERLVYRGDFALGTLMRFLPIITQIFLWFAVFDAIGSADGSEATEIGGFGFRDIVAYYLLTMIARAFSSMPGLASGIARQIRDGEIKRYLIQPIDLISFLLLNRVAHKIAYYAVAIAPFAFVFYLCRGYFVDGWPEPHVLAAFVGSLVMGFLIGFFMEAAIGMIGFWFLEVTSLLFVFMLFSFFLSGHMFPLTLLPDGVGQVVRFLPFKYLAYFPAAVFLNKIPDDQLPLEMAVEAAWLTFFIVVCRFAYSRGLERYSGYGG; this is translated from the coding sequence ATGATTTTTTCGACCGCACTGGCCGAACGCTTGGTCTACCGCGGCGATTTTGCTTTGGGAACGTTGATGCGTTTCCTGCCGATCATCACCCAGATCTTTTTGTGGTTTGCGGTCTTCGACGCCATCGGCAGTGCCGATGGAAGTGAAGCAACGGAGATCGGAGGTTTCGGATTCCGAGACATCGTTGCCTATTATCTGTTAACGATGATTGCCCGCGCATTCAGCAGCATGCCGGGCCTTGCATCGGGCATCGCACGTCAGATCCGAGATGGTGAAATTAAGCGTTACCTGATTCAACCGATTGATCTGATCAGTTTTCTGTTGCTCAACCGCGTCGCTCACAAGATCGCCTATTACGCCGTGGCGATCGCACCCTTCGCCTTTGTCTTTTATCTGTGTCGCGGTTACTTCGTCGACGGTTGGCCCGAACCTCACGTGCTGGCAGCCTTCGTCGGAAGCCTTGTGATGGGATTCTTGATCGGCTTTTTCATGGAAGCCGCGATCGGAATGATTGGTTTTTGGTTTCTGGAAGTCACCTCACTGTTGTTCGTCTTCATGCTGTTCAGTTTCTTCCTGTCCGGCCACATGTTTCCGCTGACTCTGCTTCCCGATGGTGTGGGTCAAGTCGTGCGGTTTCTGCCGTTCAAGTACTTGGCCTATTTCCCCGCCGCGGTGTTTTTGAACAAGATTCCCGACGATCAATTGCCGCTGGAGATGGCGGTCGAAGCGGCTTGGCTGACGTTTTTTATCGTGGTCTGTCGCTTCGCCTATTCGCGCGGCCTGGAACGCTACAGCGGGTACGGCGGCTGA
- a CDS encoding ABC transporter permease, whose amino-acid sequence MTFRTNFILDCVSSIGWTLMNVGFYLIIFQFTPTIGQGTGWDQDRFFLFLATTWFINSLVQAFFMPNAEEFSELIRTGGLDFALLKPIDTQFLISFRKVSWSSLSNFAAGLVIAAVALYRLAHHETDPLVPSALSVVLYVLFCGCGVVIMYSLMICLSATSVWLGRNQTLYNFWFYITNFSRYPMEIYNRGWGTALYGLFTFVIPVLVVVNVPARILAQPVNPETSDQWWLVGWALVATLVSLAGSRWVFRRALGSYRSASS is encoded by the coding sequence ATGACGTTTCGCACCAACTTCATCTTGGATTGCGTCAGCAGCATCGGTTGGACGCTGATGAATGTCGGGTTCTATCTGATCATCTTTCAGTTCACACCGACGATCGGTCAAGGCACCGGCTGGGACCAGGACCGATTCTTCTTATTCCTGGCGACGACTTGGTTCATCAACAGCTTGGTGCAAGCGTTCTTCATGCCCAATGCGGAAGAATTCAGTGAATTGATCCGTACCGGAGGTCTGGACTTCGCATTGCTGAAACCGATCGATACACAATTCTTGATCTCGTTTCGGAAGGTCAGCTGGAGTTCGCTTTCCAATTTTGCTGCGGGATTGGTGATCGCGGCAGTCGCGTTGTACCGCTTGGCCCATCACGAAACCGATCCTTTGGTACCGTCGGCTTTGTCCGTGGTTTTATACGTCCTGTTTTGCGGCTGTGGTGTGGTGATCATGTACAGCTTGATGATCTGCCTGAGCGCGACCAGCGTTTGGCTGGGACGAAACCAAACGCTTTACAACTTTTGGTTTTACATCACGAACTTCAGCCGCTATCCGATGGAAATCTACAACCGCGGTTGGGGCACCGCGTTGTACGGATTGTTCACGTTCGTGATTCCCGTGCTGGTGGTTGTGAACGTACCGGCCCGCATCCTGGCCCAACCCGTCAATCCGGAAACCAGCGATCAATGGTGGCTGGTCGGTTGGGCGTTGGTGGCCACATTGGTCAGCCTGGCCGGCAGCCGGTGGGTATTTCGGCGGGCGTTGGGCAGCTACCGCAGTGCGAGTAGCTGA
- a CDS encoding FHA domain-containing protein, whose amino-acid sequence MRDSMVYKFVLVDTASGKDLQQWVLSVPATVGRSPAADITINDSTISRRHCTFTLDPQGALIVRDMGSTNGVYIDDQRVDKAVISPGMMVEIGKFNLRLEWTDLPQEVPDEPDDYIELDVTERMKVITPEDVQNFLAKQKELQQKKKPEGS is encoded by the coding sequence TTGCGTGATTCGATGGTCTACAAATTCGTCCTGGTCGACACCGCTTCGGGAAAAGACCTGCAACAGTGGGTGCTGTCCGTACCGGCAACCGTGGGTCGCAGCCCTGCTGCGGACATCACGATCAATGATTCGACCATCAGCCGCCGCCATTGCACCTTCACACTGGATCCACAGGGCGCGTTGATTGTCCGCGACATGGGGTCGACCAACGGCGTTTACATCGACGACCAACGGGTCGACAAAGCCGTGATCAGCCCGGGAATGATGGTCGAAATCGGCAAATTCAATCTTCGTCTGGAGTGGACCGATCTGCCGCAGGAAGTTCCCGACGAACCCGACGACTACATCGAACTGGACGTGACCGAGCGCATGAAAGTGATCACGCCCGAAGACGTGCAAAACTTTTTGGCAAAGCAAAAAGAACTGCAGCAGAAGAAGAAACCAGAGGGCTCGTGA